Genomic segment of Primulina tabacum isolate GXHZ01 chromosome 11, ASM2559414v2, whole genome shotgun sequence:
AGAGGCGAGGTGTGCGAGTGAAGGGCTGGGAAGGCGAGATGGTGATGAGAGGAGGCTGGGGGCAAGGGGCTGTGGAGAAGGGCGAAGGGCGTCTGGGAGGGGCGAGGGGCTGCACTCGATGAGGAGGGCGAGTGGCGAAAGAGAAGGATGGGTCCTTGAAGGTGCTGGGCGAGGGGGCGAGCGCTCGAGGAGGGCAGTGGGGTGAGGATGGTTGTACGGGGGCGTACGCGAGCAAGGGAGAGAGAGAGGCGAGGGCGGGCGAGCGTGCAGGGCTATGCAGACGAGGGCCAGGCGAGCGTGCGGGGTAGAAGGCGAGAGTCAGGCGAGAGCTTAGTGATGGCAAGGGGCAGACGAGGCTGGCGAGCACGTGAGGGTAGGGCGACGGGCGAGGTTGTGGAGAGGCGTGGGTGTGGAGAAAATATTAAGTGGAACAGGAGAATGAAACAAGGTGGGGAATGAATGACTATCTATAGCGGAGCCCAGCACATATCTAGGCCTTCACAATGGGAAGATGATTTAATTTCCAAATTTTTGAAGAATAATGAGTAAGGGGGTAATAACACACAACTCACATGTTGTAAATCGAGGACAATGAAATTAATTTACTTCGAATATGTGATTCAGTTTCCCTTGGGAGGgcgagactggtgataccccatgaaTGGACCCATCAAGATCAGGCCTAAACCGGATTTTGGACTCTCGGCCCATCCCTAGCCAAGGTAGAAGGCCCATGATGGAACTCAggtattttattataaataacaaGTTTGAGAGTCTAACTATCCGTTCACTATATTGACAGCAACACCCTTAGGTGCTATCTCATTATAttctcagtctctgacttgagaaTCGGAGGGACTACGTCGGGACACCTTCTCGGCCACTTTTTAATCGTCCCCTTCGTGATTTCAGGTCTAGAGTAAATTCGATGTCTGCTATCACCAGTTGGAACCAAACCTTAAATTTTCAGTGAGTATCAATATTTATGCAAGGGATCACGGCAATGAGGCATGAGGAATTTTGCATCGAAAGTGGTTGTGAGGTGGCTCCAGTATAGAACACCCGTTCATCCCAAGCTTGTAATGCAAATCTCCTacaaataaaaatcataaaggGGAAATGGTATTTTGAGTGAAGAATCAGTCAGCGTCAAGAAACAAGACCGAAGGAGATATTTGTGTTTCTCTGCATTTGAGTAAACATGAAACGAGGAAAAGAAAACAGCAGTGATGTTAAAAGCTTGGCTTTCTACATAATCCGACTCCTTTTTTTCCCTTGATTACATGGTATTTTGGTGGAACTAAAATCTTGTTATTGTCATTCTTTTTACGTGCAGCTGATATGATACTAGCTAGTGGGATCGTTGTAATTGTGTATATTATTGAACACTAAAAGATGAAAGGTTCAAAATAGAAGATGGCGAGTTTCATTTGGTTGATGAAAATTTGTTGCAGGATCAAACAAGCTCTCTCGTCTTCTcacattttcttgttttttatttttatttgggcCGAAATTCACCAATGAGGCCAATCCAGGCCAGGCCCGTCTGCGACTTAAACTTGTGAAAAAGTTATTCACCACGAAttatactattattattatcagAAAAAGCTTACGATTGGGTATTGGATAAATTAAAGAGAGGAAAGTAATATTACCATTAGCGTTAGCATGGTGTAAATTGTTTGTGTGTTTTTTATATTCAATGGGCAATTGCAAACCTATTTAATCACTAATAGGGCCTTCCAGCCCAATTGTAAAATTTGATTCTTGTTGACTTGATCGATCAAAGGTAGCTACTAGTACTATGTATGTATCCCATTCCCccctttcttttttctttctttttttaataaaatacaaattagTTAAGATGCCCTCCCCTCCCCTCCCGGAGTGGAGGATCCTGGGTGTGAGGACAGTGCCCACACCCCATATGAATGGTTGGGATTCCACTTCAtgggaaaaaataaattaaaaaaaaaaaattgggccagaaaaaattccggcccttggatGTACTCCTGCAGGCACTGACTACAAGGGTAGGATGGAATAATCCTTCCCTCCCCTCCCCTCGTCaccaaatattaattaattaattcttaatttagAATATTTGGGAATGAGACGATGTCTCCACCAAATTAAATTCCAAATCTCAAAAAGTCAACCGTAGAGAAATTATACCAGGGGGCGGCCCACTCATCATACgtgctaattaattatttatatatagtacCAAAATGCATGAATAATGACTATGTCCGTGCCAATGATTATGTAATTCATTATTAAGAGTCAACTATAAACGAAATTGGACTCAGTATATTGAATATGACTTCCTGAATACACATACTACCCCCAACCATATATTTTTTACCAACTGTTTGGTtggcagtatatatatatattcattattGTCAACTTCGACTATCCAAattacttttatatatatatatatataggttggcagtatatatatattcattattGTCAACTTCGACTATCCAGATTACTTAGGCAGCGTTTGGTTTGGAGGACAGgataatgaaatgattaagagagaaatgataaaaagaattactgaaatagaaatataatatataatgataaaataatattatgtttggtttAATGGATAAGAAtgtgataattaataattttttgataaattgaCAAAATTGTCCTTCTATTTGTGTGTCGACGGGGGGCGGCGATCGGCCGGTCGGCCGGAAGCGGTATCGGCGGTCGGCGGAAAGCGACGGGAGTGGTCGGCCAGAAGCGACGGCGGCGGTCGGCCGGAGGTGGCGGCGGCGGTCGGCCAGAGGTGGCGGTCGGCCGGAGGAGGGGGCGGCGGTCGGATGGAGGATGCGGCGGCGGTCGCCCGGAAGTGGCGGCAGTTGGTGGAAGGAAttggtggtgagtttggatttaggagaagggtaaaattgaaaaaataggaTAGATTAAGAGTGGAATAAATAATCATAGGGGTGAGGAGATATTATTTTAACctacctaatataacctaataataaattatatattttttatttagcaCTTATTTTTTGTTGGCACGTCTGATTCAACACACGCTCCTTCCGTACATGTGACTGCAAGGAACACACGAAACAACACAGATATCCAAACGTCGGCATTGGCATAATACATATGTATAAATGTTTGGCGGATGTATAAATGTTTGGCGGATGATCGTACTGGACTTGGTCAGTGTTCCAAAGCCATTTATATGCAGCAAGTGCACAGGATGCACAGCTCGTCCcagaaaaattaattaattaatattccGAACATTCGATGGtcctactatatatatatatatatatattctaaacTCAAACAACACCATACACGAAGTAAAATGATGAGTTTTAAAGCATCAATCGTTTTGGTCTTGTTCCTCCTGGTTTCCAATTTTTCGGTGCAGGTTCTCTCGGTTGTGCAGGAATGCGGGGCAGAAGATGATGTAGGCTGCATCGACAAGAAGAAAGCATTGCCTCTCAAAATCATCGCCATTGTATCCATTCTTGTAACAAGCATGATCGGCGTGTGCTTGCCATTCGTCACGCGTTCCATCCCCGCGCTAAGCCCCGAACGAAGCCTTTTCGTGATAGTCAAGGCTTTTGCCGCTGGAATCATTCTGGCCACTGGGTTCATGCACGTTCTTCCCGATTCATTCGACATGTTGTCATCCGCTTGTTTGAAGGATAATCCATGGCATAAATTCCCTTTCACTGGATTTGTGGCCATGCTCTCAGCCATCGTCACGCTTGTGATCGACTCCATGGCCACCAGTCTATATAGCCAGAAGAATAAATCAGGAGTGGTGCTGCCCGAGTCAAGAGATCAGGAGATGGCTGTGGCGGAATTTGACGGCCATTTTCATGGCCATCACCACGGAGGCAAATTGATTAACGTTGAGGGCTCACAACTTCTACGATATAGAGTAATTGCCATGGTTAGTGATCACATTCTGTTGTCCTTAATTTCGTAATTAAGCATGCACCCACCCACGAGCTAGGGTTATTCCTAGCTAGCTTGTAACCGATGCATGCTTCAAGTTTACCgtataatatatatcaaaatttgacATATACATAAATTTAGTCGTACTCCCTTCATTAATTATTTGACCTTTTGTATATAGCGAATTAatgaattaatatatatattaaaataaaaatattaagatgCATGACTGAATGGTACAGGTTTTAGAGCTGGGAATCATTGTTCATTCCATAGTGATAGGACTGTCTCTTGGCGCCTCCAACAACACCTGCACAATCAAAGGGCTGGTTGCTGCACTCTGCTTCCATCAAATGTTCGAAGGAATGGGTCTCGGCGGTTGCATTCTCCAAGCGGAATACGGCTTCTTAAAGAAGGCTGCGATGGCATTCTTCTTTGCGGTGACTACTCCATTTGGGATTGCGCTGGGAATGGGATTATCCAGCAGTTACAAAGAAAACAGCCCTCGTTCTTTGATAACAGTGGGCTTGCTCAATGCTTCTTCTTCTGGCCTCTTGATTTACATGGCTCTGGTTGATCTGTTGGCAGCAGATTTTATGGGCGCGAAGCTGCAAGGCAGCATCAAATTACAGATCAAATCTTACGCCGCCGTCTTGTTGGGTGCCGGCGGGATGTCTCTCATGGCTAAATGGGCCTGAAATTTAATTCtgtgaaaatgaaaaataatactgATGATGCGCGTGAggcaatatttaaaattttctgtttGTTCGATATTGTGATTTGTCAATTTGCCCAACGATTAAAGATTTGGAATCGCCATTTGAAAGAATGTTCCTACACAAGTTTTCTGCTTGTAATTTGTTTGCAAATTGCTTATTaatatatactatattattaaatttgagatcATTAGAATAACTAGATTTAGGTTTTCTACTCtgtttaatatttatatatattaatgaagTGTTAAATTTTAAAGTAAGTTATATGTAGCTTAGTCGATAGAGTCTTAATTTATTTCGCTAGTGTTAGTATTAATTTGAAGGTTCAATTcctttttttgtcttttttctctttcttttttctatttatttttttaattaatatatcaaaattacagtgtagttaTTTACTgtttcttataataatattttgatgctcattcaaatacaaatcaaattaattataaaataatcacTCACTAT
This window contains:
- the LOC142518741 gene encoding putative zinc transporter 10, whose amino-acid sequence is MMSFKASIVLVLFLLVSNFSVQVLSVVQECGAEDDVGCIDKKKALPLKIIAIVSILVTSMIGVCLPFVTRSIPALSPERSLFVIVKAFAAGIILATGFMHVLPDSFDMLSSACLKDNPWHKFPFTGFVAMLSAIVTLVIDSMATSLYSQKNKSGVVLPESRDQEMAVAEFDGHFHGHHHGGKLINVEGSQLLRYRVIAMVLELGIIVHSIVIGLSLGASNNTCTIKGLVAALCFHQMFEGMGLGGCILQAEYGFLKKAAMAFFFAVTTPFGIALGMGLSSSYKENSPRSLITVGLLNASSSGLLIYMALVDLLAADFMGAKLQGSIKLQIKSYAAVLLGAGGMSLMAKWA